One Bosea sp. 124 genomic window, GGCAAAGATTCTCTGGTTTCCCGCCTCTTCGGGAGAATCCGTCAGACAAAAGATTCGTCGCGTTCGGATTGGACCTGCTTATCTCATTCAGACGCGCCCTTGAGCTTGACTGCGGTCTCCGTACGACGGCCACTTCAAGCAGCAGGAAAAGAACCCAATCGTGGGATTCACGTAGCGAGAATGCACCGTTCTGGATGAATCCCACCAATCTGGCGAACGCTGGTAGTAGGCCGCCTTTTGGCGCGGCGAATCCCAGCCTGTTGATCGGCCTGGGATTCAATCTTCGGGCTCGATCGACGGGATATCGGCTGGACCTAAAATCTGAAGGACTTGTACCTCCGGTTGTGCCTTTGTAGATTTGCCATCGCCCACTCCGGGGCCGAGGCGGGACCGCTCGATCTCATGTTTGGCGAAGATGATCGACCGCGGTGGGTGCGCGACCTTGTTCGCTTTCTTCCTCTGAAAAGCCAGTTCGTCCTTACTGGAAACGTCAGAGATCTCCAGATCCGTAGGCTCGGCGAGCACGTCATTGCGCAGCCGATGACGGCGGTTCTAACGGCGACCTTGGTCGAGGCGGGTTACGGCCACGTCATAGGATATGACCCGCTCGCGGGCTTCTCAGTGTTATCGCAATTCAATGACCGTTCAGATGATGCCGATGCCATCTTGACGAGGTTGGGGCTGACTGCAGCAGGAGGGCGTGCTCCGGCTGGTCCCGACCTCTTTGGAATCACGCTTGAGCGACTGGTCGGGCTCGAGGGTTCACCCGTCGCGCTTGTGGTCGATTTCGCCGCTCGCCTAACGATCCGGCCCGAGGCGCTTTCGGCAGCGGAGCATCAACTTTTTACCCGCGCCTTGGTTCTGGGCCAAACGGCGAGCGCCAGACCGTTAGGGCCTGACCGCGCTCCCCGGTTCAACGCCGTGATCTGGCTTGCCGACAAGGAGGGAGACCTTCCGGATTGGCTGACGATCGGAAATCCTCGGCTGCGGCACATATCGGTCGCTCCTCCAGACCGCGCTGCCAGGCGAGCCGTTGCGCCCTCGCTCGTCCGTGGACTTCCGGGCGCCAAGGACGCCACGTCAGAAGCCATCGGCGAGGCCGAGGACGACATCGTCGATGCGACAGAGGGGATGCTCCTCAGCGACCTCAGCGCCGTCATCCAATTGGCGCGAACCGAGGTGTTGCGGTTGCCGAGGTTTCGGAGGCCGTGCGCCGGTACAAGGTCGGCGTCACGGAGGATGCCTGGCTGAAGATCGAGACCGATCGGATCCGCAACGGCGCAGATGCCCTGTCCCGGCGCGTGATGGGCCAGGACCACGCGGTCGTCCACATGCTCGACATCGTCAAGCGCGCTGCCACGGGGATCGGTGGCCGCCGCGGTTCAGGAAGGCCCCGGGGTATCGCGTTCCTCGCCGGCCCGACAGGGGTAGGCAAGACCGAGCTTGCCAAGTCGGTGACGGAGCTCCTCTTCGGCGACGAGAGCGCCTACATCCGTTTCGACATGTCCGAGTTCAGCACGGAGCACGCGGACCAGCGTCTCGTCGGTGCACCGCCCGGATACGTCGGCTATGACGTCGGCGGGGAACTGACCAACGCAATCCGTGAGAAGCCGTTCAGTGTTGTCCTGTTCGACGAAATCGAAAAGGCGCACCCTCGAATCTTGGACAAGTTCCTCCAGATCCTCGACGACGGGGTTCTGACGTCGGGTCGGGGCGAACGCGTGTATTTTTCCGAGGCCCTGATCGTTTTCACGTCGAATCTCGGCATCTACTCCACGACGCCTGACGGGGCGCGAGTCGCCAACGTGCTGCCCGAACAGCCGTACGACGAGGTGCGCTCGCGCGTGCGCGTCGAGATCGCCAACCACTTCAAACTCGTGCTCAACCGGCCGGAGATCCTGAATCGGTTTGGCGAAAACGTGATCGTCTTCGACTTCATCCGTCCCGCCGTCGCCGAGCGGATCTTCGCGTCGATGATAGACGCCGTCCTCCGCGATGCTGCCG contains:
- a CDS encoding AAA family ATPase gives rise to the protein MRRYKVGVTEDAWLKIETDRIRNGADALSRRVMGQDHAVVHMLDIVKRAATGIGGRRGSGRPRGIAFLAGPTGVGKTELAKSVTELLFGDESAYIRFDMSEFSTEHADQRLVGAPPGYVGYDVGGELTNAIREKPFSVVLFDEIEKAHPRILDKFLQILDDGVLTSGRGERVYFSEALIVFTSNLGIYSTTPDGARVANVLPEQPYDEVRSRVRVEIANHFKLVLNRPEILNRFGENVIVFDFIRPAVAERIFASMIDAVLRDAAAAGHVVSIDDGPLDALRQLCTSDLSNGGRGIRNQIEAHLLNPLARALFDRGGRGSVQVTAIRPGAVTELELADA